One Peromyscus leucopus breed LL Stock chromosome 6, UCI_PerLeu_2.1, whole genome shotgun sequence genomic region harbors:
- the C6H1orf189 gene encoding uncharacterized protein C1orf189 homolog isoform X2, giving the protein MAEFTYSLYVADDIEPTEKPVCYPKDAGCYGTGVSTVQQTAADGPREHRDGEASRDREGALKSQRHTLHCLPYQVRQAALHELFEKEYQQYQQELSRMGKAFYEERL; this is encoded by the exons ATGGCGGAATTCACATACTCACTGTATGTGGCAGATGACATTGAGCCAACGGAGAAACCTGTATGCTACCCTAAGGATGCAGGATGCTATGGAACAGGAGTTAGCACTGTCCAACAGACAGCTGCTGATG GTCCAAGGGAACACAGGGATGGGGAGGCATCCAGAGACCGAGAAGGAGCGTTAAAGAGCCAGCGCCACACACTTCACTGCCTTCCCTACCAGGTCCGTCAAGCTGCCTTACATGAGCTGTTTGAGAAGGAATATCAACAGTACCAGCAGGAACTCAGTCGGATGGGCAAAGCTTTTTATGAGGAGAGACTCTGA